A single Acropora palmata chromosome 5, jaAcrPala1.3, whole genome shotgun sequence DNA region contains:
- the LOC141881246 gene encoding juxtaposed with another zinc finger protein 1-like yields the protein MLAGKMAAFYRYSCLWHGCGKQCSSLLDLIDHIEVVHIEKDPRVLEQQEAAQPAALPLSYINCFFTDAARNAKQKEQVLNIAEPATPSPDHSTVKKKRTTPPKITFQAITNSDSLDGGDEDGNLSDNSDDSWTSDSFANDLVLNAVATDDGEGKRYICPVPGCGKRYKNVNGIKYHAKYGHRKDSNRPPKKAHKCQCGKSYKSPSGLRHHIVTQHSTGPKLSLSQELENVA from the coding sequence ATGTTAGCAGGCAAAATGGCCGCGTTTTATCGTTATTCGTGTCTATGGCACGGTTGTGGGAAACAGTGCTCATCTTTATTAGACTTAATCGACCATATTGAAGTAGTACACATTGAAAAAGACCCTCGTGTTCTTGAGCAACAGGAAGCGGCCCAGCCTGCGGCTTTGCCCCTTTCGTACATCAACTGTTTCTTCACTGATGCTGCTCGAAACGCAAAGCAGAAGGAGCAAGTCTTAAATATCGCTGAACCCGCCACGCCAAGCCCTGACCATAGCACCGTCAAGAAAAAACGTACTACTCCACCCAAAATAACTTTCCAGGCAATAACTAACTCTGATTCGCTTGACGGAGGCGACGAAGATGGAAATTTGAGCGACAACAGTGACGATTCTTGGACTTCGGATAGTTTTGCCAACGATCTCGTGTTGAACGCTGTTGCAACCGATGATGGCGAGGGAAAGCGATATATTTGCCCGGTTCCTGGATGTGGGAAGCGATACAAAAACGTCAATGGTATAAAATATCATGCGAAATACGGACACCGAAAGGACTCAAACCGTCCGCCAAAGAAAGCCCATAAATGTCAATGTGGAAAAAGTTACAAAAGCCCAAGTGGTCTTCGACACCATATAGTAACGCAACATTCTACTGGTCCAAAGCTTTCATTGTCACAGGAGCTAGAAAATGTCGCTTGA
- the LOC141881238 gene encoding ubiquitin-conjugating enzyme E2 Z-like isoform X2: MRDIMSIYNEPPPGMCIVPDKDDITKIHALITGPFDTPYEGGFYYFLIRCPPDYPIRPPRVKLMTTGGGQVRFNPNLYRNGKVCLSILGTWSGPAWSPAQSLSSVLISIQSLLNEKPYHNEPGFEQERQAGDSKRYNECIQHESLRVAVCDMLEGKLKCPSALRDVMEKSFPEFYDYYLSVINDGSHLNGQSMQDPFGEKRGTFDFVSIKQRLEAIKKRLDDKKPVVPSSDMSSSDNENVEES; the protein is encoded by the exons ATGAG GGATATAATGAGCATATACAATGAACCACCTCCTGGGATGTGTATAGTTCCTGATAAAGATGACATTACAAAG atTCATGCTCTCATTACAGGTCCTTTTGACACACCATATGAGGGTGGCTTTTATTACTTCCTAATTAGATGTCCACCCGACTATCCTATTCGACCCCCTCGGGTCAAGCTGATGACAACAGGGGGAGGGCAAGTCAGGTTTAATCCAAACTTGTACAGAAATGGAAAAGTCTGTCTGAGTATTCTTGG GACTTGGTCTGGTCCAGCTTGGAGTCCAGCTCAGTCACTCTCCAGTGTATTGATATCTATACAGTCTTTATTAAATGAAAAGCCATATCACAATGAACCAGGATTTGAACAG GAGCGGCAAGCTGGGGATTCAAAACGCTACAATGAGTGCATTCAACATGAAAGTCTAAGAGTGGCAGTTTGTGATATGTTGGAAGGAAAGCTTAAGTGCCCATCGGCATTAAG agatGTTATGGAAAAGTCATTTCCAGAGTTTTATGATTATTATCTTTCTGTTATCAATGATGGTTCACATCTAAATGGACAAAGTATGCAG GACCCATTTGGAGAGAAGAGGGGTACATTTGACTTTGTGTCCATTAAACAGAGATTAGAAGCTATCAAGAAAAGACTGGATGACAAGAAGCCAGTAGTACCTAGCTCAGATATGTCATCAAGTGATAATGAAAATGTAGAGGAATCTTAA
- the LOC141881249 gene encoding heme transporter HRG1-like — MGECLKYNLVTRIIAAFVGAGVGISGCVAFAKVYRNYNAAAWAALSAVFAIVFLYLHFVVRQDHERHISRLKFTVIMFIGISGLTAATIDFVVNVTLGITHHESGVRTDGYFIACVWNFLTFKWGLLTFFASRKFRKKYYDSDPQSRGLVQST; from the exons ATGGGGGAATGCCTGAAGTACAATTTAGTGACAAGAATCATTGCAGCTTTTGTCGGAGCAGGCGTAGGAATATCTGGCTGTGTGGCGTTTGCTAAAGTTTATCGAAACTACAACGCCGCTGCCTGGGCTGCCTTGTCTGCTGTTTTCGCCATCGTTTTTCTTTACTTGCATTTCGTTGTTCGCCAAGATCATGAGAGGCATATTTCAAGACTGAAGTTTACTGTGATTATGTTTATCGGTATCAGTGGACTTACAGCCGCGACTATCGACTTCGTTGTGAACGTTACCCTTGGTATAACACATCATGAATCAG GTGTGAGAACAGATGGCTATTTTATTGCGTGTGTTTGGAATTTCTTGACATTCAAGTGGGGTCTGTTAACCTTTTTTGCTTCAAGAAAATTTAGGAAGAAGTATTATGATTCAGATCCTCAAAGCCGTGGACTTGTGCAGAGTACATAG
- the LOC141881238 gene encoding ubiquitin-conjugating enzyme E2 Z-like isoform X1, producing the protein MAEVDVFLAATSNALWDPVHSKDWDKEKVTPQCVLRIKRDIMSIYNEPPPGMCIVPDKDDITKIHALITGPFDTPYEGGFYYFLIRCPPDYPIRPPRVKLMTTGGGQVRFNPNLYRNGKVCLSILGTWSGPAWSPAQSLSSVLISIQSLLNEKPYHNEPGFEQERQAGDSKRYNECIQHESLRVAVCDMLEGKLKCPSALRDVMEKSFPEFYDYYLSVINDGSHLNGQSMQDPFGEKRGTFDFVSIKQRLEAIKKRLDDKKPVVPSSDMSSSDNENVEES; encoded by the exons ATGGCGGAGGTAGATGTGTTTTTGGCAGCAACATCAAATGCCCTTTGGGATCCTGTTCATTCTAAGGATTGGGACAAAGAAAAAGTCACACCACAGTGTGTTTTAAGAATCAAAAG GGATATAATGAGCATATACAATGAACCACCTCCTGGGATGTGTATAGTTCCTGATAAAGATGACATTACAAAG atTCATGCTCTCATTACAGGTCCTTTTGACACACCATATGAGGGTGGCTTTTATTACTTCCTAATTAGATGTCCACCCGACTATCCTATTCGACCCCCTCGGGTCAAGCTGATGACAACAGGGGGAGGGCAAGTCAGGTTTAATCCAAACTTGTACAGAAATGGAAAAGTCTGTCTGAGTATTCTTGG GACTTGGTCTGGTCCAGCTTGGAGTCCAGCTCAGTCACTCTCCAGTGTATTGATATCTATACAGTCTTTATTAAATGAAAAGCCATATCACAATGAACCAGGATTTGAACAG GAGCGGCAAGCTGGGGATTCAAAACGCTACAATGAGTGCATTCAACATGAAAGTCTAAGAGTGGCAGTTTGTGATATGTTGGAAGGAAAGCTTAAGTGCCCATCGGCATTAAG agatGTTATGGAAAAGTCATTTCCAGAGTTTTATGATTATTATCTTTCTGTTATCAATGATGGTTCACATCTAAATGGACAAAGTATGCAG GACCCATTTGGAGAGAAGAGGGGTACATTTGACTTTGTGTCCATTAAACAGAGATTAGAAGCTATCAAGAAAAGACTGGATGACAAGAAGCCAGTAGTACCTAGCTCAGATATGTCATCAAGTGATAATGAAAATGTAGAGGAATCTTAA
- the LOC141881238 gene encoding ubiquitin-conjugating enzyme E2 Z-like isoform X3, with product MTLQRFLSFICDNLIHALITGPFDTPYEGGFYYFLIRCPPDYPIRPPRVKLMTTGGGQVRFNPNLYRNGKVCLSILGTWSGPAWSPAQSLSSVLISIQSLLNEKPYHNEPGFEQERQAGDSKRYNECIQHESLRVAVCDMLEGKLKCPSALRDVMEKSFPEFYDYYLSVINDGSHLNGQSMQDPFGEKRGTFDFVSIKQRLEAIKKRLDDKKPVVPSSDMSSSDNENVEES from the exons ATGACATTACAAAGGTTTCTTTCCTTTATTTGTGATAACCTT atTCATGCTCTCATTACAGGTCCTTTTGACACACCATATGAGGGTGGCTTTTATTACTTCCTAATTAGATGTCCACCCGACTATCCTATTCGACCCCCTCGGGTCAAGCTGATGACAACAGGGGGAGGGCAAGTCAGGTTTAATCCAAACTTGTACAGAAATGGAAAAGTCTGTCTGAGTATTCTTGG GACTTGGTCTGGTCCAGCTTGGAGTCCAGCTCAGTCACTCTCCAGTGTATTGATATCTATACAGTCTTTATTAAATGAAAAGCCATATCACAATGAACCAGGATTTGAACAG GAGCGGCAAGCTGGGGATTCAAAACGCTACAATGAGTGCATTCAACATGAAAGTCTAAGAGTGGCAGTTTGTGATATGTTGGAAGGAAAGCTTAAGTGCCCATCGGCATTAAG agatGTTATGGAAAAGTCATTTCCAGAGTTTTATGATTATTATCTTTCTGTTATCAATGATGGTTCACATCTAAATGGACAAAGTATGCAG GACCCATTTGGAGAGAAGAGGGGTACATTTGACTTTGTGTCCATTAAACAGAGATTAGAAGCTATCAAGAAAAGACTGGATGACAAGAAGCCAGTAGTACCTAGCTCAGATATGTCATCAAGTGATAATGAAAATGTAGAGGAATCTTAA